ctcaatcgaaattagaccgcctcagccgggatcgaacccgcgtctttcgggtcagcagccgagcgccatagccactcagccaccgcggcggcttatttcTACGTCTACTGATACCCTAAAATAAATGCACGATCCATGCTTCGGACATCGCAGAATGCGTAGTGATCCCAGACTGAAAAGTGCTCTTGGGATCACAAGGTTTAATAGCCCTTTTTACGCGACACGCAGATACCATCCCGAGATCATCTGGTCGGACGGCGACTGGGAGGCCCCGGACACCTACTGGAACAGCACCGAGTTCCTGGCCTGGCTCTACAACGACAGCCCCGTCCGCGACACAGTCCTGGTGAACGATCGGTGGGGCCAAGGAATCCCGTGCAAGCACGGAGACTTCTTCAACTGCAAGGACCACTACAACCCGGGCACACTCGTCGAGCACAAGTGGGAGAACGCCATGACCGTGGACAAGGAATCGTGGGGCTACCGCCGGAACGCCCGCCTCAGCGACTACCACACCATCGAGGAGCTGCTCGCCGAACTCGCCTCCACCGTCAGCTGCAACGGAAACTTCCTCCTCAACGTGGGCCCAACCAGCGACGGGGTCATCCTGCCCGCGTTCGAAGAGCGCCTCACGCAACTCGGCACGTGGCTCGGAGTTAATGGCGAAGCCATCTACGGGTCTCGGCCGTGGAAGCACCAGAACGACAGCGTCACACCAGGAGTGTGGTACACGTCCAAGAGCGAGACTGTCTACGCCACAGTCCTCAATTGGCCCAAAAACGACCAGCTCAGGCTGGGCTCACTATCGTTGAGCGACAAAGCCACGGTAACCATGCTTGGGCTGGACGGCTACCCCCTGACAACGTTGTCCAGCGGGACCCGTGGAGGCAGGAGCAACGCGGGCTTGACTGTGATCACACTGCCGCCGCTAACACCCGATCTCTTGCCTACGCCTTGGGCGTGGGTGCTCAAAATCAAAGGCGCTCTGTAGTGAACGCTACGTTTGCGCTGAAATATTCTGGCGGCCTCATATGTGCAGCGCAAGaaatggccattttttttttcgcaggtgCAAGCCACTCAGGCAAGGTTTCGTTCATaattgaaatgaataaaaaatctAGCCACCATGTTTTTCAATATATATCCCACGCGTAAACATACCCTAGCATGGTTCGTTCGCAACATTTATCGTAAACAGCTTTGCTTTTAACGCGAAAAGCGTTTCGGTAGCCGCACTTGTTACTTCCGTGATTATTTGAAATGCTTTCTTTTGTTACCGAGTGCCCTCGATTTCAACACAAACAGAAGCCGTATATAGGCTGCTCTGTTTGAGAGCCTCGGCAGACCCGTTTGCGCCGCTACATTGACAGTGCGCTTCCGTCCCCCccatacttattttttttttcatatctttaGGGCTAATAAAAAGGCGAGAAGGACACAGAATCCTTGTTCTTCGGCACGTACTACGCCCTTTGGCACACATCTCGGAGatgtaaaaagagaaaaattaatgTTGCTGTGGAAGTGATAATGTAGTTACAAACAGGCTTTTCTTTTTAcctatttcattttatttaaaaatCGCTGTGCGTTCTTTTAAACGCGAATGTTTTGAGCACAAAACTATATAATTCAGAAGGCAAGAGCTCGGTTCTTAGAAAACTGTCAGAAATGTTACTAAGAAATTATAATTTTGTGCCCGAAAAATACTCGGACAAAGTATAATGTTTGGCTAATTGGTTGTGCCTTTTTTGTGCCTTCAGCTTACGACGCactcgtctcttttttttttgcaactctgCCGGTAAAATTTAGATCAACAGAAAAGGCAACGAAAGTTCTCTCTGAAACCTTTTACAAAACACGTTTTCATACAAAACATGCAAGGTTGTGTAAAATTCTAACTGTATTCCACTTTAATGAAATTGAATGTTTTTGTTACGAATATTTTAATAGCGAGTAGACTGTTCGTACGTTTGTTTAGAAAACGAAAGAATAAATATGAAGCTCGCTCACCACGTCCTCATCTAAACGTTAGTTAGAGCCCATACTGTCCAAAGTTGAAGAACACAAATGTAAGGTTCCGGAGTATCTTCATTGTgtgaagaaagtaaaaaaaatgaaagttaaaTGCTACACACAAGACAGTACACCCAGGGTTACATAAAATATATTTCACTACAGCAAAGTGGAGTTTTAGGCCAATTGGTAAATCATGATTTGCAGGTTGTCTTAGCTCGGaacaaacgaggacaagagagggacacaggacgatcgctaacttgcaactgaaagAAACGGAAGCAGAATTTCAAGCTCGAGGAACTGAATGCGCATCCCCAGCTAACTACTGATTAAGACGAGGGGGCAGGATAAAGACAATCTGAACCAAGATAATGTGGGGCTAAACGACGATGTAAAATTGCACGGAAAGTAACAGGAAGCGCCGCTTGCACCTTCAAACAGCAAAACTTAAGAAATTACACAGCATTTAGAAACATAGATTCCTTTCGCAACAGAACAATAGACGCTTCACTCACGCACTTATCGCTTCCTAACCTATGAATAAATGACGCCTCAAGAAGCTTCCTTGCAAGTGTGTCTTGTAGAACGGCCGAGAACTTTGTTTTTCCGAAACGTGGGTGACTTCGGGAGCTCAACCAATGCTTTGGCAAGTTATTAGATTGAGATGATTTAAAAGAAGCAGCGTGTCCTCTTAGGCGTTCATTGAGGCAGCGTCCGGCCACAGCTCAGAAGGACTCCCTCTGAGCTGTGGCCGCGTCTACAAAGGGCAGACCGGACggtgcctcaatgaacgcctaAGAAAACACGTGCTTCTTTTAAATCGCCTCAATCTAATAACCTTAGGGCAGACCGGACGCTGCCTCAATAAAACGCCTAAGAGAACACGCGGCTTCTTTTAAATGGTCTCAATCTAATAACCTGCCTAAGCATTGCTTTAGCTGCAAATGTCACCCACTTTTCGGAAAAACAAAAGTTCCCTGTCGTTCTAGAGGACAACTTGCAATGGAGCTTCTTGAGGCATCATTTATTCATAGGTTAGGAAGCGACAAATGCGTGATTGAAGCGTCTATTGTTCTGTTGAGAAAGGAATCTATGTTTCTAAATGCTGCGTAATTTCTTGCGTTTTGCTGATTGAAGGTGGAGGAGGCGCTTCCTGTTACTTTCCGTGCAGTTTTATATCGCCGTTTATCCCCACATTATCTTGATTGAGATTGCCTTTATCTTTCATCCTCGTCTTAATCAGTAGTTAGCTAGGCATGCGCGTTCGGTTCCTCGAGCTCGCAATTCTGCTTCTGTTTCgttcagttgcaagttagcgctcgtcctgtgtccctctcttgtcttCGTTTGCTTCGCGCTAAGCCAACCTGCAAATTATATTTATCTACAACCACATGTTGCGCCAAATATCTGCCATACACCGATCGATACTACTGGCCACTAGACGAAGAGCACGGTTGTCAGAAATTGCTCTTTTAAACTTTGCTTTAAGCCATCAGGTATTAACAACCCGTAACACTCAAGACCTTTGCATGGCACTGATGCAGCCAGTGGCCACGGACGTGAATAAGGTTCGACTGAGGTAAAAAAACCAATTTCACCGCAACAGCATGCCGCTTTATCGTGAAGAAATTAAAATTTAGTGTCGCTTAATTATGACCACAAGTTTGAGTTCCATGGTCCTTGATATTTTTGGAAGAtgcagcttgaaaaaaaaaaatctcaaacgCCTCAAAAATATAGTCAGTTATCTTCATACTCCCATTACACACTTCTTCTACCTTAGTCTGAAGGGCCGCGGTGAGATTTAGCGACGATGACACCTGTCGGTGACGCATAGTTTCAGCTGCCTACAATGTTTTCAAGACGCCCACGTCACTTTGCACTGTTAGCGGCTGCAGTACGCAACGACGTAAGCTTGTTTTTCGTGGCAATAACTCTTCTCTGAGCTCATTCACCTTATGTTGCGCATATTCCCCGTTTCTCGTCTCGAACACTCTTTCCACTTGCTCATACTCTAATTTAGGACAACATGCACTTCGCTTCTTTTGGCACGTACTAATTTTTCCTATGGCTCCGTCTTTGTCATACACCCCCACTCCCCCGCGTTTCCCGTTCCCGAAATAAACTCCCCATTCCTGCACCGTTCATTAGGCAAGTGACGTGCTTTGTTAATCGGCTTTGGGCCCCAACGGGAGATTAATGTTCCCGCAAGGACGCTGACGATGGTCGTGTCATTAATTATTCTCGACAGAAAACTAGCCAcacgatgtcttttttttttgcacaagagAAACCATTGTTTACATTTGTATGGCCGTGGCTTCGTGCCTGAAAAGAAAATGACCCTCTATTTACGATTAAGGTGTTTACCAACACGGTAACGTAATCGAGTGGGCATGCGAAGACATCACGCTGCATTGAAAGGGAATAATAAACTGGCACTGAAATTTAGTTATCGGTCAATGGGTAGCAGATAGTCTTACCATTTTGTTATTATTACCCCTTTTCTATTCAGCCGCCCGATAATATCTTTCAAGCTTGCCAGAAGCTTCTAGTCCCAAACAAAGCTCACAGATGCGAGGTAATAGGATGATGCCTACTCAAGTGATGCAAATAGTGATTAACCTTCCTAATTTTATTATGGTAATGGCATATGAAAAACACACTGCTACATTACTTGTTGTCACCGGTGACAGTGGTTAACCGTTTAAATACATACCGATACACTAAGCGAATCAATGAACTTATAACGCTAATAAATTAGCTTTTTgcgcacgtcagcgatccactgtaataaaataaaaacctgtGGCCTCAGTGGTCAGAATTCACACCCTCTGTTCCATTTGCATGTAAACGTTCAAAATTAGTAGTGTGACTCGGCAGAAAATGTGAAATAGCGAACACACCGATTCGAATAGACAAACGATGAGACTTGTGGTGAGTAGCTACTGACTTTTCAGTACAACTAAAGATAGCAATTGTAATAAGCTGCATTGAATACTTCAGAGATATTACCTGTTGCACAACGTATATTGTTACATTCATCACCAACGGGATGGAGTCTACTGCCGATCAAAGACATCTGCAGATGATCTCCCTCTAGCCTTATGCTGCTCCAGCGAAAGCCACCATATCTCAGCAAACTACCTAATCACACTGCCTTCCCCTCCCCTTGTCCTTGCTGCAGGTTACTTAACAAACGTCTACGATTATTTTCTTTGTTTGGGGGATAGTTCTATCCCGTACACAACACGGTATATTCcacgtaaactttttttttattaaaccaTTTGGTTGCGAGCACCTGTGGCATCGTTGCTGTCTTTGCGCCCTTGTGTTTGCACTGCCACACTGGCCAATTAGGAGCCACATAGGCAAGCAGTAAGCATTCATGACTTGATAACATTAAT
The Amblyomma americanum isolate KBUSLIRL-KWMA chromosome 3, ASM5285725v1, whole genome shotgun sequence genome window above contains:
- the LOC144124901 gene encoding alpha-L-fucosidase-like; translation: MRSHLLACALLLTLANQSACRYAPNWSSLDTRPTPEWYDNAKIGIFLHWGVFSVPSFGSEWFWFDWQGVKSPDFVQFMARNYRPGFTYQDFAPQFTAEFFDPDRWAEIFKKSGARYVVLTSKHHEGFTLWPSKVSWNWNAGDVGPRRDLVGDLAQAVRKKGGIRFGLYHSLYEWFNPLYVADKESGFETNDFVQRKTLPELVEIVTKYHPEIIWSDGDWEAPDTYWNSTEFLAWLYNDSPVRDTVLVNDRWGQGIPCKHGDFFNCKDHYNPGTLVEHKWENAMTVDKESWGYRRNARLSDYHTIEELLAELASTVSCNGNFLLNVGPTSDGVILPAFEERLTQLGTWLGVNGEAIYGSRPWKHQNDSVTPGVWYTSKSETVYATVLNWPKNDQLRLGSLSLSDKATVTMLGLDGYPLTTLSSGTRGGRSNAGLTVITLPPLTPDLLPTPWAWVLKIKGAL